One window of Schistocerca cancellata isolate TAMUIC-IGC-003103 chromosome 9, iqSchCanc2.1, whole genome shotgun sequence genomic DNA carries:
- the LOC126100609 gene encoding uncharacterized protein LOC126100609, with product MFDVLEEERRRNSNELAREFKRRSYQDAPGMSQYQELADHERFPGLDRETARLNHHSAGGGGGSASRRGGGGPPPMAAPPGGGYRHSYAEGALPLHRTNSSVSSGRVGLAAVHPY from the exons ATGTTCGACGTCCTGGAGGAGGAGCGCCGGCGCAACTCCAACGAGCTGGCGCGCGAGTTCAAGAGGAGGTCCTACCAGGACGCGCCAG GTATGAGCCAGTACCAGGAGCTGGCCGACCACGAGCGTTTCCCAGGCCTGGATCGCGAGACTGCGCGCCTCAACCACCACAGTGCGGGCGGCGGGGGCGGGTCGGCCTCGCGACGCGGGGGCGGCGGCCCGCCTCCGATGGCGGCGCCCCCAGGCGGCGGCTACCGGCACAGCTACGCCGAGGGCGCGCTGCCGCTGCACCGCACCAACAGCTCCGTCTCCTCGGGTCGCGTAGGCCTCGCCGCCGTCCACCCTTACTGA